A window from Tenuifilum sp. 4138str encodes these proteins:
- a CDS encoding STAS domain-containing protein, whose amino-acid sequence MIDVEKINDVLVISFSENSKLNVTVTQKIKTEVIKVITPNAKVALNLSGVSYIDSTGFGMLLSILRHCKNSNATLKLCNISPEVMELIKLLQLQTVFDIRESVDDCIKSF is encoded by the coding sequence ATGATTGATGTTGAAAAAATTAACGATGTATTGGTGATCTCGTTCAGCGAAAATAGCAAGCTGAATGTAACCGTTACACAAAAGATTAAAACTGAAGTTATAAAAGTGATTACTCCAAATGCAAAGGTAGCATTAAACCTAAGCGGTGTTAGCTATATCGATAGCACAGGTTTTGGCATGTTGCTATCAATACTCCGTCATTGTAAAAATTCAAACGCCACCTTAAAGCTATGCAACATCAGCCCTGAAGTAATGGAACTCATCAAGTTGTTACAACTTCAAACCGTGTTCGATATAAGGGAAAGCGTTGACGATTGTATTAAGAGTTTTTAA
- a CDS encoding NADH-dependent [FeFe] hydrogenase, group A6, which yields METVKLTIDNKQVEVPKGTTIYKAARKLGIDIPVLCYMELHDLGVENKPAGCRICVVEVEGRRNLAPSCATECAEGMVVKTHTTRVINARRTVMELILSDHPKDCLTCPKSGRCDLQDMAIKLGIREIPGQEYAEMSTYKKDFSPSIIRDVDKCIMCRRCETMCNEVQTVGALSAVNRGFMAVVAPAFEQDLEKSPCTYCGQCVAVCPTGALTEVDHTTKVIRAIADPTKTVLVQTAPAVRAALGEEFGMKPGTLVTGKMVAALRQIGFDYVFDTDFAADLTIMEEGTELLDRLTRFLNGDKNVKLPILTSCCPGWVNFFEHNFTDMLDVPSSAKSPQQMFGAIAKSYFAEKLGKKREELVVVSVMPCLAKKYECQRDEFKVDGNQDVDFSISTRELAHLIKEFNINFEELPDDDFDRPLGESTGAAVIFGATGGVIEAAVRTAYEVYTGKPLPKIDFTELRGMEGIRSATIDFNGLPINIGIAHGLGNARKLLEDVRSGKANYHAIEVMACPGGCIGGGGQPLHHGNSAIIKARMEAIYREDAGKPIRKSHENPYIVKLYEEFLGKPMSEKAHHLLHTHYFSKKKDIYIK from the coding sequence ATGGAAACAGTAAAACTTACAATAGATAACAAACAGGTTGAAGTACCCAAGGGTACTACAATTTACAAGGCAGCCAGGAAGTTGGGTATTGATATTCCTGTTCTTTGCTACATGGAACTCCACGATTTGGGAGTTGAAAACAAGCCTGCCGGATGCCGTATTTGCGTGGTTGAGGTTGAAGGACGCAGAAACCTTGCTCCCAGCTGTGCAACTGAGTGCGCTGAGGGTATGGTTGTTAAAACCCATACCACCCGTGTTATTAACGCACGTCGCACTGTAATGGAGTTAATCCTTTCCGACCATCCAAAGGATTGTTTAACCTGTCCTAAGAGCGGTCGTTGCGACTTGCAGGATATGGCTATTAAACTAGGGATTCGCGAGATCCCCGGTCAGGAATACGCTGAGATGTCAACATACAAAAAGGACTTTTCTCCATCTATCATCCGTGATGTTGATAAGTGTATCATGTGCCGTCGCTGCGAGACCATGTGTAATGAGGTACAAACCGTTGGTGCGCTTAGCGCTGTAAACCGTGGTTTTATGGCTGTTGTTGCACCAGCTTTTGAGCAGGATTTGGAAAAATCGCCCTGTACCTACTGTGGTCAGTGCGTGGCGGTGTGCCCCACCGGCGCATTAACCGAGGTTGACCATACCACAAAGGTTATTCGTGCTATTGCCGATCCTACAAAGACCGTACTTGTACAAACTGCACCTGCGGTTCGTGCGGCTCTAGGGGAGGAGTTTGGTATGAAGCCCGGAACCTTAGTTACTGGTAAGATGGTTGCCGCTTTACGCCAGATTGGTTTTGATTACGTTTTCGATACCGATTTTGCAGCCGACCTAACCATTATGGAGGAAGGTACCGAACTACTCGACAGGCTAACCCGATTCCTGAACGGCGACAAGAATGTTAAGTTACCCATTCTAACCAGTTGCTGCCCGGGTTGGGTTAATTTCTTTGAACACAACTTTACCGATATGCTCGATGTACCATCGAGCGCTAAGTCACCACAGCAGATGTTTGGTGCAATTGCCAAATCATACTTTGCTGAGAAGTTGGGCAAAAAACGCGAAGAATTAGTTGTTGTATCGGTAATGCCCTGCTTGGCTAAGAAGTATGAGTGCCAACGCGATGAGTTTAAGGTTGATGGCAATCAGGATGTTGACTTCTCAATATCAACCCGTGAGTTAGCACACCTTATCAAGGAGTTTAACATCAACTTTGAGGAGTTGCCCGATGATGATTTTGACCGTCCGTTAGGAGAGTCAACTGGTGCTGCTGTAATATTTGGAGCAACAGGTGGTGTAATTGAAGCTGCTGTTCGTACAGCATATGAGGTTTATACTGGCAAACCTCTGCCCAAGATCGATTTTACAGAACTCCGTGGTATGGAGGGGATCCGTTCAGCAACCATCGATTTCAATGGATTGCCAATAAACATTGGAATTGCCCATGGATTGGGTAACGCCCGCAAGTTACTGGAGGATGTACGCTCGGGTAAGGCAAATTACCATGCCATTGAGGTAATGGCTTGCCCCGGTGGATGTATTGGTGGAGGTGGTCAACCATTGCATCACGGTAACTCTGCCATTATCAAAGCTCGTATGGAGGCTATTTACCGTGAGGATGCTGGTAAACCAATTCGCAAATCGCATGAGAACCCCTACATAGTAAAACTTTATGAGGAGTTCCTGGGCAAGCCCATGAGCGAAAAGGCACACCACCTGCTACACACTCATTATTTCAGCAAGAAAAAGGATATCTACATTAAATAG
- a CDS encoding Hpt domain-containing protein, producing the protein MATDQATHHVNLDFLKEISEGSTDLMRDLINLFITQVPTFSEQMEIYLKNQDYCTLAKLAHKIKNSVAMMGIDELTSDMKKLENICTSKPNDDTVKVYVERFKKISGEASVELQHILESL; encoded by the coding sequence ATGGCTACCGATCAGGCAACCCACCATGTAAACCTCGATTTTCTGAAAGAGATTTCGGAAGGGAGTACCGATTTGATGCGCGATTTGATTAACCTTTTCATTACCCAGGTACCCACCTTCTCTGAGCAAATGGAAATCTACCTTAAAAATCAGGATTACTGCACCCTGGCAAAACTGGCCCATAAAATTAAGAACTCGGTGGCCATGATGGGAATTGATGAGCTTACATCCGATATGAAAAAACTTGAAAACATTTGCACCAGCAAACCCAACGATGACACTGTAAAGGTTTACGTGGAAAGGTTTAAAAAAATATCAGGCGAGGCTTCTGTTGAACTACAACATATTCTTGAATCGTTATAA
- a CDS encoding M14 family metallopeptidase, with product MKRAITLLLSFTIWILFSHAQVITSPEEHFGFTPGADRMLFKYDQVVEYLRKVETQSPMVKLTPIGQTAMGKTLYAVFVSSKENIANLDRLKEINKQLAINYSLNNAEREQMVDLGRVFVMATLSMHSTEVGPTQALPTIIYRLISGNTFSNTLNNVVYMAVICHNPDGMDMVVDYYNQFKGTKYEGGPMPFLYQKYVGHDNNRDFITLTQPETKAISRLTSQEWFPQVMVEKHQMGLTGPRYFVPPYHDPIAQNVDAELYTWSNLFGQNMLNDLTSKGLQGVSQQNLFDNYWPGSTETCLWKNVISMLTEAASARVATPVYIEPTELTGTSKGLAEYKKGVNMLLPWPGGWWHLSDIVALEVESTISMLQTASKYKERILRFRNDICKKQVSLGKTIAPYHYILPANQQDPSELVSLVNLLKEHGVNVYRLKQSITIQNQNFLSGDIVVPLAQPFRMFIKEVMEPQEFPERRLEEGGKVLEPYDITSWSLPLHKGLTCFTINNNAIDNSIIEPIQSSFTLNQKTLPEKGFALLPSTVNQSYKLAVKCLKSGVQVERTNEHTVFDGIELPAGSFCIPLNEKTRQILNDANFSIMTSDVKPNNTSISKIRRIGLLESQVQSMDAGWTKYILDTYEIPYTVINPSQVAEGNLLSKFDLIIIPNTNATLLKDGKFKRNGQVIPPVYPEIYTKGMGQKGIEALTEFIQNGGTVLAWEQATELFEGTLSLKQGNVSEEFMLPFKNNAKEVQKQGFSCPGSLVRLKIKPVYPFTFGLADELGIFMRDSYLFETQVPSLDMDRRVIGYFEGKSKLLSGYLKGEELMDGMTAAIWLRKGKGQVILLGFSPIFRASVPSNYKILFNTIL from the coding sequence ATGAAACGTGCAATCACATTGCTTTTATCCTTTACTATTTGGATATTGTTTTCACATGCACAGGTAATAACATCGCCGGAAGAGCATTTCGGTTTCACGCCCGGAGCCGATCGTATGCTTTTCAAGTACGATCAAGTTGTTGAGTACCTTAGAAAGGTTGAAACCCAAAGTCCAATGGTTAAGCTAACACCAATTGGTCAAACAGCTATGGGAAAAACTCTTTATGCGGTATTTGTAAGCAGTAAAGAGAATATCGCTAACCTTGATAGGCTTAAGGAGATTAACAAACAGTTAGCCATTAACTATTCCCTAAACAATGCTGAAAGGGAACAAATGGTAGATCTAGGCAGGGTTTTTGTGATGGCTACCCTCTCCATGCATTCCACTGAGGTTGGGCCTACCCAGGCTCTTCCAACAATAATTTACAGGTTGATTTCTGGAAATACGTTCAGCAATACTCTTAACAACGTTGTTTACATGGCAGTTATTTGCCACAACCCCGACGGGATGGACATGGTTGTTGATTACTATAACCAATTCAAAGGAACAAAATACGAGGGTGGCCCCATGCCTTTCCTTTACCAAAAATATGTTGGTCACGATAATAACCGCGATTTTATTACCCTAACCCAACCGGAAACAAAAGCCATATCCAGGCTAACCAGCCAGGAATGGTTCCCTCAAGTTATGGTTGAGAAGCACCAGATGGGACTAACGGGTCCCCGGTACTTTGTACCGCCCTACCACGACCCAATAGCCCAAAATGTTGATGCAGAACTTTACACTTGGTCGAACCTTTTTGGGCAAAACATGCTAAACGACCTTACCTCCAAGGGTTTGCAGGGCGTTAGCCAACAAAATCTTTTTGACAACTACTGGCCGGGCTCAACTGAAACCTGTTTGTGGAAAAATGTAATAAGCATGTTAACTGAGGCAGCCAGTGCCAGAGTTGCCACTCCCGTATATATTGAACCAACTGAGCTAACCGGCACCTCGAAAGGGTTGGCTGAGTATAAAAAAGGTGTAAACATGCTTTTACCATGGCCTGGCGGCTGGTGGCATTTATCGGACATTGTTGCGCTTGAAGTTGAGTCAACCATCTCAATGCTACAAACTGCCAGCAAGTATAAGGAACGAATTCTAAGGTTCAGAAACGATATCTGCAAAAAACAGGTAAGCCTGGGTAAAACAATCGCTCCCTACCATTATATACTTCCAGCCAATCAGCAGGATCCAAGCGAGCTTGTTTCGTTAGTAAACTTGCTCAAAGAGCACGGCGTAAATGTTTACCGGTTAAAGCAAAGCATCACTATACAGAATCAAAATTTCCTTTCTGGCGATATTGTTGTTCCACTTGCACAGCCCTTCCGGATGTTTATCAAAGAGGTGATGGAACCCCAGGAGTTCCCTGAACGGCGGTTAGAGGAGGGTGGAAAAGTATTGGAACCATACGATATAACCAGTTGGTCGTTACCATTGCATAAGGGTTTAACCTGTTTTACCATAAATAACAACGCTATTGACAACAGCATTATTGAACCCATACAATCAAGCTTCACGCTAAACCAAAAAACGTTACCCGAAAAAGGCTTTGCATTACTTCCTTCAACAGTAAACCAGTCCTATAAATTGGCAGTTAAATGCCTAAAGAGTGGCGTTCAGGTGGAGCGAACTAACGAACATACTGTGTTCGATGGCATTGAATTACCAGCAGGAAGTTTCTGCATTCCCCTGAATGAAAAAACCAGACAAATACTTAACGATGCGAATTTTAGTATAATGACTTCAGATGTTAAACCCAACAATACCAGCATCAGCAAGATACGTCGGATAGGTTTACTTGAATCGCAGGTTCAAAGCATGGATGCAGGTTGGACTAAGTATATCCTCGACACCTACGAAATTCCATACACTGTTATAAATCCTTCGCAGGTTGCCGAAGGCAACCTACTATCGAAATTCGACCTGATTATTATTCCAAACACCAACGCAACCCTGCTCAAGGATGGCAAATTCAAAAGGAATGGGCAAGTTATTCCGCCGGTTTACCCCGAAATTTATACCAAGGGAATGGGACAGAAAGGGATTGAGGCCTTAACCGAATTCATTCAAAATGGAGGAACCGTTTTAGCTTGGGAGCAGGCAACTGAACTGTTTGAGGGAACGTTATCACTCAAACAGGGTAATGTTTCCGAGGAGTTTATGTTACCCTTTAAGAATAACGCAAAGGAAGTTCAAAAGCAAGGCTTTTCCTGTCCCGGCTCTTTAGTCAGATTAAAGATAAAACCTGTTTACCCATTCACTTTTGGACTTGCTGACGAGTTGGGAATTTTCATGCGCGATAGCTACTTGTTTGAAACCCAAGTTCCTTCGCTCGACATGGATCGAAGAGTAATTGGATACTTTGAAGGGAAGAGTAAACTCCTAAGCGGTTACCTTAAAGGCGAGGAGTTAATGGATGGCATGACCGCAGCAATATGGCTCAGGAAAGGGAAAGGACAAGTAATTTTGCTTGGTTTTAGCCCAATATTCAGGGCATCGGTTCCTTCAAACTATAAAATTCTTTTCAACACAATCTTGTAA
- a CDS encoding TonB-dependent receptor domain-containing protein, which yields MMKKILLLWVIAAVTVTSMAQDRMQGRSGQSFDMSNFNGVITGKVIDSLDRNGVEFANIALYKQKDSSLVTGTLTDASGNFMMEKLMPGRYYIDVKFIGYQSRRISGIMVSPRSPKVDLGTFSILAASENIEAVVVTGEKKMLLHNLDKKVFNVDKDIAVEGGTASDVLQNIPSVEVDTDGNVSLRGSSNVNILIDGRPSMLNSMEELPAQMIDRVEVITNPSAKYDPDGITGIINIVLKKRKEPGYNGMVSLNAGTGNKYNATVNMNWRQDKVNVFANYSFRRGQMDRFSIGDRVTLFNSGADSSFLSQNSEGQSNMFFHNIRGGADYFIDSRTTLSFTGNLNFRTFDMDNNVLSNSYSNFNSNTLQNTRISLNSNDGLGHEYSLNFKRTYDTPGKEWTADAFFSRNAYNNLNNINQQEIFNTVPTTALERAETDGWMNTFTFQTDYVTPFGNGGRIETGIKAQIRRSDADYVYKIFNSLGNTWDFDANRSNHFVYNEEIYSAYGIYSNTFANGKFSYQLGLRVEDQHSKSDQRTTNEVADVNRLNLFPSAHIRWEPNSINSLQLSYSRRVNRPNARVLNPFLNTSDNFNWSKGNPYLEPEFTSSIDLSHNLNFPKTKITTSVYYRDTRNGFSRRMTVIDTVATQPTLTTFINLSHYESIGAEAVVTQNIAKWWRINASYSYYYSKLFGDVVSGANEGSSWNVKLASFFTIGKNVDIQLTGNYRAPSITVGGSGRGFHMVGGAQGETKEMYWVDLGARINVLNKKGTITVRVSDIFNTQKMKYSSWDTNFYSYNESWRESRVVFVGFSYRINNYKMRPERRVDSDDSFDMLE from the coding sequence ATGATGAAAAAGATTTTACTGCTTTGGGTTATTGCAGCAGTTACAGTAACCTCCATGGCTCAGGATAGAATGCAGGGCCGTAGTGGACAGAGTTTTGACATGAGCAACTTTAACGGGGTGATTACCGGAAAGGTTATCGACTCGCTAGATAGAAATGGTGTTGAGTTTGCAAACATTGCGCTCTATAAACAGAAGGATTCCTCACTTGTAACCGGAACCCTTACCGATGCATCAGGTAATTTTATGATGGAAAAGCTGATGCCCGGCCGGTACTATATTGACGTAAAATTTATAGGCTACCAGAGCAGAAGGATAAGCGGAATTATGGTTTCGCCACGTAGCCCAAAGGTCGATTTGGGAACTTTCTCAATACTGGCAGCCAGTGAGAATATCGAAGCGGTTGTTGTTACCGGCGAAAAGAAAATGCTGCTCCATAACCTTGATAAAAAGGTTTTCAATGTTGATAAGGATATTGCGGTTGAGGGAGGAACAGCGTCCGATGTACTACAGAATATCCCATCGGTTGAGGTTGATACCGATGGTAATGTAAGTTTAAGGGGCAGCTCTAACGTCAATATTCTCATTGATGGCCGTCCATCCATGTTAAACAGCATGGAAGAATTACCTGCTCAAATGATTGATAGGGTTGAGGTTATTACAAACCCATCGGCCAAGTACGATCCCGATGGAATAACCGGTATTATCAACATAGTACTTAAAAAACGTAAGGAACCTGGTTATAATGGAATGGTAAGCTTAAATGCTGGAACCGGGAATAAGTATAACGCAACCGTAAACATGAATTGGCGTCAGGATAAGGTAAACGTGTTTGCCAATTATAGCTTTCGCAGGGGGCAAATGGATAGGTTTTCTATTGGCGATAGGGTAACCCTCTTTAACAGTGGTGCCGACTCCTCATTCCTTTCGCAAAACTCCGAGGGACAATCGAACATGTTTTTTCACAACATACGTGGCGGAGCCGATTATTTTATTGACTCCAGGACAACCCTTTCGTTCACCGGAAACTTAAATTTCCGTACGTTCGACATGGATAATAATGTGTTATCGAATAGCTACTCTAACTTCAATAGTAACACCTTACAGAATACAAGAATTTCACTAAACTCCAACGATGGCCTTGGTCATGAGTACTCGCTCAACTTCAAGCGAACATACGATACTCCCGGTAAGGAGTGGACCGCCGATGCGTTCTTTTCGCGTAATGCTTATAACAACCTAAATAATATCAACCAGCAGGAGATTTTTAATACCGTACCCACTACTGCTCTTGAACGCGCCGAAACCGACGGGTGGATGAACACCTTTACTTTTCAAACCGACTATGTTACACCATTTGGGAATGGAGGAAGGATAGAGACTGGAATAAAGGCGCAAATAAGACGAAGCGATGCCGACTACGTTTATAAAATCTTCAATTCATTAGGCAATACATGGGATTTTGACGCTAACCGCTCCAACCATTTTGTTTACAATGAGGAGATTTATTCCGCATATGGAATTTATTCAAACACCTTTGCTAACGGAAAGTTTAGCTACCAGTTAGGTTTGAGGGTTGAGGACCAACACTCAAAGTCAGACCAGAGAACAACCAATGAGGTTGCTGATGTAAATAGGTTGAACCTGTTTCCCAGTGCGCATATCCGTTGGGAACCAAACTCCATTAACAGCCTTCAACTTTCATATAGCCGCAGGGTAAACAGACCAAACGCTAGGGTGTTAAACCCATTCCTAAATACTTCCGATAATTTTAACTGGTCGAAGGGAAACCCCTACCTTGAGCCTGAGTTTACCAGCTCAATTGATTTAAGCCACAACCTCAACTTCCCAAAGACAAAGATTACCACATCGGTTTACTACCGCGATACCCGAAATGGCTTCTCCAGACGAATGACTGTTATTGATACCGTGGCAACTCAACCAACACTCACTACCTTTATCAACCTATCGCACTATGAGAGCATAGGTGCCGAGGCTGTTGTAACACAGAATATTGCTAAATGGTGGAGAATTAACGCCAGCTATAGCTACTACTACTCTAAGCTGTTTGGCGATGTGGTTAGCGGAGCTAACGAGGGTAGTTCCTGGAACGTTAAGTTGGCTTCGTTTTTTACCATTGGAAAGAATGTTGATATTCAGCTGACCGGAAACTACCGTGCACCATCAATTACTGTAGGCGGTTCAGGCCGAGGTTTCCATATGGTAGGTGGTGCGCAGGGTGAAACCAAGGAGATGTACTGGGTTGATTTAGGTGCACGCATCAATGTGCTAAATAAAAAGGGAACTATCACAGTTAGGGTGAGCGATATTTTTAATACCCAAAAAATGAAGTATAGCTCATGGGATACAAACTTTTACTCGTATAACGAAAGCTGGCGCGAAAGCCGGGTAGTATTTGTTGGATTCTCTTACAGAATTAACAACTATAAGATGAGACCAGAGAGAAGGGTTGATTCCGATGATTCTTTTGATATGCTTGAATAG
- the nuoE gene encoding NADH-quinone oxidoreductase subunit NuoE, whose product MSHIKLELKPEQVAKIKEICKSFNNDPGELINVLHKTQETFGYLPAEVQEVVAAELNISVAKVYGVVTFYSFFTMIPKGKHPISICTGTACYVRGAEKVLDEFKRILNVKVGETTPDGKFSLNCLRCVGACGLAPVVLIGEKVYGRVSPDGVKDIIKEYEEQ is encoded by the coding sequence ATGTCACATATAAAGCTTGAGCTTAAACCCGAACAGGTAGCCAAGATTAAGGAAATATGCAAGTCGTTTAACAACGACCCGGGCGAACTGATAAATGTATTACACAAGACCCAGGAAACCTTTGGTTACCTACCCGCTGAGGTTCAGGAAGTAGTTGCTGCCGAGTTAAACATTTCGGTTGCTAAGGTGTATGGTGTTGTAACGTTCTACTCGTTCTTCACCATGATACCTAAGGGTAAGCACCCGATTAGCATTTGTACAGGTACAGCATGCTACGTTCGTGGTGCCGAAAAGGTGCTCGATGAATTTAAACGGATACTTAACGTTAAGGTGGGTGAAACCACACCCGATGGCAAGTTTTCATTAAACTGCCTGCGCTGTGTTGGTGCTTGTGGACTTGCTCCAGTAGTGCTGATTGGTGAAAAGGTGTATGGCCGTGTTTCGCCCGATGGTGTAAAGGATATTATTAAGGAGTACGAAGAGCAATAA
- a CDS encoding alpha-L-fucosidase yields the protein MKSLINSARNFFLPLLLIFTINCYPQGSEDRMQWFSDAKFGIFIHWGIYSLGNTSESWAFYNKQVSHADYMAQINLFSAERYNPAQWARLVKQSGARYVVITAKHHDGVAVWDTKLSNLSMARQSPASRDVLSPFIKALREQGLKVGIYFSLIDWTHPDYPGFTRDSNRYNVADDTLRWQQYLNFCHGQIEELMQLYSPDLIWFDGDWEHSAKEWQAKKIREIIHRHNPNTIINGRLQGYGDYDTPEQNFPVTRPNLKYWELCMTMNSSWGYRVNDTIYKTPFEIISILTDAISMGGNLLLDITPKADGSIPEEQVKTLNTIGNWIGKHSYAIYGTLPGLPMGHFYGATTLSKDSTSLFLFLPAKTYGQIMLKGINSPIKKATVLGTNHELLHKVVGKISWCPVPGLIFIDVPKELTDGLMTVVRIDFDEPIKLYRGKGGLN from the coding sequence ATGAAATCATTGATAAATTCAGCAAGAAACTTTTTCTTACCACTCCTTTTGATTTTTACGATTAATTGCTACCCCCAGGGGAGCGAAGATCGTATGCAATGGTTTTCCGATGCAAAATTTGGAATCTTCATACACTGGGGCATATACTCGTTGGGAAATACATCTGAATCCTGGGCTTTTTACAACAAACAGGTATCGCATGCCGACTATATGGCGCAAATAAACCTTTTCAGCGCGGAGCGCTACAATCCTGCCCAGTGGGCAAGGCTAGTTAAGCAGTCGGGAGCAAGGTACGTTGTTATCACAGCTAAGCATCACGATGGAGTTGCAGTGTGGGATACCAAACTCAGCAACCTCTCCATGGCAAGGCAATCGCCAGCATCCCGCGATGTTCTATCGCCATTTATTAAAGCTTTACGGGAACAAGGATTGAAGGTTGGAATTTACTTCTCGTTAATTGATTGGACACACCCCGATTACCCCGGATTTACAAGAGACTCGAACCGTTACAATGTAGCCGATGACACCTTAAGGTGGCAACAATACCTAAACTTTTGCCACGGGCAAATTGAAGAGCTTATGCAGCTCTACTCCCCTGATTTAATCTGGTTCGACGGCGACTGGGAGCACTCGGCCAAAGAGTGGCAAGCCAAAAAAATTAGAGAAATTATTCATAGGCATAACCCAAACACCATTATTAATGGCCGATTACAGGGTTATGGCGATTACGATACGCCAGAACAAAACTTTCCGGTAACAAGGCCTAACCTGAAATACTGGGAACTTTGCATGACCATGAATAGCTCCTGGGGATACCGGGTAAACGATACAATCTATAAAACTCCCTTTGAAATAATAAGCATCCTTACCGATGCCATCAGCATGGGTGGAAACCTGTTGCTTGATATCACCCCAAAAGCCGATGGCTCAATCCCGGAAGAACAGGTTAAAACCCTTAACACCATTGGGAACTGGATTGGTAAACATTCCTATGCAATTTATGGCACACTACCGGGTTTGCCTATGGGGCACTTCTATGGCGCTACTACCCTTTCAAAGGATTCAACATCGCTATTTCTATTCCTCCCGGCCAAAACCTATGGCCAAATCATGCTGAAAGGAATTAACAGCCCAATAAAAAAGGCAACAGTTTTGGGAACAAACCATGAACTACTTCATAAAGTTGTTGGAAAAATTTCATGGTGTCCGGTTCCAGGGCTCATCTTCATTGATGTTCCCAAGGAACTAACTGACGGCTTGATGACCGTAGTTAGGATTGATTTTGATGAACCAATAAAACTTTACCGAGGGAAAGGTGGTTTAAACTAA
- the nhaD gene encoding sodium:proton antiporter NhaD has protein sequence MFLLMVVLFVLGYAAIALEHNIKVNKTASALFLGVALWVLLILDAGGILGTDIGGRFGEFINGHPDLASLPKWEQYVNYIADNQILGFLGEISEILFFLMGAMTIVEIVDQHGGFKIITNRIKTRNKVKLLWIISFVTFFLSAVLDNLTTSIVMVALLRKLIDGKHDRWLYAGMVILAANAGGAWSPIGDVTTIMLWIKGNVTTAGIVPKLFLASLVSLIVPLVALSFTLKGDFAQSHDSSSEKIHSVTPATRRERHLIFILGVGALLFTPVFKVLTHLPPFMGMLLGLSVLWIFTEVMYHRKHNLDEKEKRTVARVIKNVDVPTILFFLGILMAVDALQTAGHLTLLSQWLDRSFTSPYPPNILIGILSSVVDNVPLVAAAMGMHPAVSLDLVNTAIATSSTYVIDGNFWSLLAYCAGTGGSILIIGSAAGVAVMGLEKIDFMWYLKHISLLALLGYFAGILTYFLMFG, from the coding sequence ATGTTTTTGTTAATGGTAGTTCTTTTTGTTCTTGGCTATGCAGCTATTGCACTTGAGCATAATATCAAGGTAAACAAAACAGCATCGGCACTTTTTCTTGGTGTTGCCTTATGGGTTTTACTAATTCTAGATGCTGGTGGAATTTTAGGTACTGATATTGGTGGAAGGTTTGGGGAGTTTATTAACGGTCATCCCGATTTGGCATCGTTGCCAAAATGGGAACAGTATGTTAATTATATTGCAGATAATCAGATTCTTGGGTTTTTAGGAGAGATCTCTGAGATTCTATTCTTCCTAATGGGAGCAATGACTATTGTTGAGATTGTTGACCAGCATGGTGGATTTAAAATAATAACCAATAGGATTAAGACCCGCAATAAAGTTAAGCTCTTGTGGATAATATCGTTTGTTACCTTTTTCCTCTCGGCAGTTCTGGATAATCTTACAACCTCAATTGTTATGGTGGCCTTGCTTCGCAAGCTTATTGATGGCAAGCACGATAGATGGCTGTACGCTGGAATGGTTATACTTGCTGCAAACGCAGGCGGGGCTTGGTCGCCTATTGGCGATGTAACAACCATAATGCTTTGGATAAAGGGTAATGTAACAACGGCTGGTATTGTTCCAAAGCTTTTCCTTGCTAGTTTAGTTAGCTTAATAGTCCCACTCGTAGCACTTTCATTTACCCTTAAAGGCGATTTTGCCCAGAGCCACGATTCTAGTTCAGAAAAGATTCATTCGGTAACTCCTGCAACCCGTCGGGAGCGCCACTTAATCTTTATTCTGGGTGTTGGTGCTTTGCTGTTCACACCAGTATTTAAGGTGTTAACCCATTTGCCTCCATTCATGGGAATGCTTTTAGGTTTATCGGTTCTTTGGATATTCACTGAGGTGATGTATCACCGTAAGCATAACCTTGATGAAAAGGAGAAACGCACAGTAGCTCGTGTTATTAAGAATGTAGATGTTCCTACCATACTATTCTTTTTGGGTATCCTTATGGCTGTTGACGCCTTACAAACGGCCGGGCATTTAACCCTGCTCTCGCAATGGCTCGATAGGTCATTTACAAGTCCCTATCCACCAAACATTCTTATAGGTATTCTTTCATCGGTTGTAGATAATGTTCCACTTGTAGCTGCAGCCATGGGTATGCATCCTGCGGTTTCGCTAGATTTGGTAAACACTGCAATCGCAACAAGTTCAACCTATGTGATTGATGGTAATTTTTGGAGTCTTTTGGCTTATTGTGCTGGTACAGGAGGTAGCATTCTGATTATTGGTTCTGCCGCTGGTGTGGCTGTAATGGGACTTGAAAAAATCGATTTTATGTGGTATTTAAAACACATCAGTTTACTAGCATTACTTGGGTACTTTGCTGGAATACTTACATATTTTTTGATGTTTGGGTAA